In Dioscorea cayenensis subsp. rotundata cultivar TDr96_F1 chromosome 11, TDr96_F1_v2_PseudoChromosome.rev07_lg8_w22 25.fasta, whole genome shotgun sequence, a single genomic region encodes these proteins:
- the LOC120271570 gene encoding probable xyloglucan galactosyltransferase GT20, with amino-acid sequence MAVLSLLRRRSTEPYKLKKKSNSSPPPQQRTTCLPSFSILLFILSILFPFWYFSNLLLTHSLHLCISSRKLSSHNLYCIPDATTTLNTTMNINTFIDPDEQERISAIKDVHNLLQTIRSWASNTSFTNLKSCEGRAIYVYDLPPKFNKDITSQCNDMLPWMDLCEFFSNEALGQSIHNLGKGWHNTHQYFLEPIFHNRVLNHPCRVHDQDHAKLFYVPFYGGLDVLRWHFKNVSTKVKDSLGVELLQWLGNQKSWQLNGGKDHMFVLGKISWDFKRSERQWGSNFLSLDKMQAPYKFLIEREPWRMNEIGIPHPTHFHPHSDEDIIKYQSKITNSQRMNLVSFAGAARPDAAENIRSMLIKQCMNSIGDCKFHDCASRGCADPEKVLTLFMESEFCMQPPGDSPTRKSVFDSLVSGCIPVLFDPFTAYYQYPWHLPEDHRKYSVFVDQEEVRNGKVNVIEVLKKIALEDRKEMRRYIVYELMPRLVYGDSSSQFVKFRDAFTVVMDNMISKVTSSSL; translated from the coding sequence ATGGCTGTTCTTTCTCTCTTACGTAGAAGATCAACAGAACCCTACAAACTCAAGAAGAAATCAAACTCTTCACCACCACCCCAACAAAGAACCACCTGCCTCCCATCTTTCTCCAtccttctcttcattctctccaTTCTCTTCCCATTTTGGTACTTCTCCAATCTCCTTCTCACTCATTCCTTGCACCTCTGCATCTCCTCCAGAAAGCTCTCCTCCCATAATCTCTACTGCATCCCTGATGCCACAACTACTCTCAACACCACCATGAATATTAATACTTTCATTGATCCTGATGAGCAAGAGAGAATTAGTGCCATCAAGGATGTACACAACCTACTCCAAACCATCCGTTCTTGGGCATCAAACACCAGCTTCACCAATCTAAAGTCATGTGAAGGAAGAGCAATCTATGTCTATGATCTCCCTCCCAAGTTCAACAAGGACATAACCTCACAGTGCAATGACATGCTCCCATGGATGGACCTCTGTGAGTTCTTCTCCAATGAAGCATTGGGTCAGTCCATTCATAATCTTGGCAAAGGGTGGCACAACACTCACCAGTACTTCCTTGAACCAATATTTCACAACAGAGTTCTTAATCATCCTTGCAGAGTTCATGACCAGGATCATGCCAAGCTCTTTTATGTTCCTTTTTATGGCGGCCTTGATGTTCTTAGATGGCACTTCAAGAACGTGTCAACCAAGGTGAAGGATTCTCTTGGTGTTGAGCTTCTCCAATGGCTAGGGAATCAGAAATCATGGCAACTCAATGGAGGGAAAGATCACATGTTTGTTCTTGGGAAAATCTCTTGGGATTTCAAGAGAAGTGAAAGGCAGTGGGGTAGTAACTTCTTGTCTCTTGATAAAATGCAAGCTCCTTACAAGTTCTTGATTGAAAGGGAACCATGGAGGATGAATGAGATTGGGATTCCACATCCAACACACTTCCATCCTCACAGTGATGAAGATATCATTAAATACCAATCTAAGATCACGAACTCTCAGCGCATGAACCTTGTGAGCTTCGCCGGTGCTGCAAGACCGGATGCAGCAGAGAACATAAGGTCAATGCTTATCAAGCAGTGCATGAATAGCATTGGTGATTGCAAGTTCCATGATTGTGCATCCAGAGGTTGTGCTGATCCGGAGAAGGTTCTAACATTGTTCATGGAGAGCGAGTTCTGCATGCAGCCTCCCGGAGATAGTCCAACGAGGAAATCGGTTTTTGATAGCTTGGTTTCGGGTTGTATTCCGGTGTTGTTTGATCCCTTTACAGCTTATTATCAGTACCCGTGGCACTTGCCAGAGGATCATAGGAAATATTCAGTGTTTGTGGATCAAGAAGAGGTCAGGAATGGGAAGGTGAATGTGATTGAGGTGTTGAAGAAGATAGCTTTGGAGGATAGGAAGGAGATGAGGAGGTACATTGTGTATGAGCTCATGCCTAGGCTTGTTTATGGAGATTCAAGCTCTCAGTTTGTTAAGTTTCGGGATGCTTTCACTGTTGTGATGGATAATATGATCAGTAAGGTCACAAGTAGTTCTCTATAG